One Anaerolineae bacterium genomic region harbors:
- a CDS encoding single-stranded DNA-binding protein, whose product MYHRIIIVGNLGRDPEMRYTPQGTPVTNFSVAANRMYTNANGEQIKETIWFRVSAWGKLAETCNQYLKRGMRVLVEGRLIPDPATGGPRVFTRQDGTAGAAFEVRASVVRFLTSRAESEELMSGSPSTAAPVDDLPGMEDEIPF is encoded by the coding sequence ATGTACCATCGGATCATTATCGTGGGCAATCTCGGTCGAGATCCCGAGATGCGCTACACGCCTCAGGGCACGCCGGTGACCAATTTCAGCGTGGCCGCCAACCGAATGTACACCAATGCCAACGGCGAACAAATCAAAGAAACCATCTGGTTCCGCGTGAGCGCCTGGGGCAAACTGGCCGAAACCTGCAACCAGTATCTCAAGCGGGGGATGCGGGTGTTGGTTGAAGGGCGGCTGATCCCCGACCCGGCCACCGGCGGGCCACGAGTGTTCACCCGCCAGGACGGTACGGCGGGCGCGGCTTTTGAGGTGCGGGCCAGCGTGGTACGCTTCCTTACCTCGCGGGCCGAGAGCGAGGAACTGATGAGCGGCAGCCCGTCCACCGCGGCTCCGGTGGACGATCTTCCGGGGATGGAGGACGAAATCCCCTTCTGA